The Marinilongibacter aquaticus genome has a window encoding:
- the uvrA gene encoding excinuclease ABC subunit UvrA — protein MAERNLSDVELTGHSQIEIYGAREHNLKNIDVVIPRNKLITITGISGSGKSSLAFDTLYAEGQRRYMESFSAYARSFIGDMERPDVDKINGLSPVISIEQKTTSKNPRSTVGTTTEIYDFLRLLFARAAIAYSYVTGKPMVKQSQDQIVDQILQDYAGQKLNILSPLVKGRKGHYRELFVQIRKMGYTKVRVDGEVQDIVPKMQLDRYKIHDIEVVIDRVVPKAEDRFRISQSVGTALKNGKGSLLLLGENGEVQYLSQNLMDPESGISYDEPSPNSFSFNSPYGSCPTCNGLGQVEEITEESIIPDKKLSISRGGVVALGEYRDLWIFKQIQAILKRYKANISTPIEKIPEEALHVILYGSDEPVAVPSKKYPGEDWNTKFEGIINFLKRQQESDNDKIQDWLKDFMLIKTCPDCEGARLRIESRHFKIDGKNISELADMDISDLARWFDGLEERLTEKQNLIAKEILKELRKRIGFLDGIGLDYLTLNRPLKSLSGGEAQRIRLATQIGTQLVGVLYIMDEPSIGLHQRDNVKLIKALQDLRDLGNTVLIVEHDKDMMLASDYIIDIGPGAGRHGGRVVGQGTPDEFLKNGGITSNYLSGRALIEVPKERRKGNGASLVLSGAKGHNLKNVKLEIPLGTMVCVTGVSGSGKSSLIHETLFPILNQHFYRSKREPLEYKKIAGLENIDKVIEVDQSPIGRTPRSNPATYTGMFTEIRALFAGLPEAKIRGYKPGRFSFNVKGGRCETCQGGGMKKVEMDFLPDVHVECETCKGKRFNRETLEVRFKGKSIADVLDMTVEEALTFFENQPKIHRKVKVLHDVGLGYITLGQHATTLSGGEAQRVKLSEELSKRDTGKTMYILDEPTTGLHFQDIQKLLDVLQKLCDKGNTILIIEHNLDVIKVADHIVDLGPDGGTKGGEIVATGTPEQVMKARNSFTGYYLKNEIF, from the coding sequence GTGGCAGAACGAAACCTTTCCGATGTAGAGCTTACCGGCCATAGTCAAATTGAGATTTATGGTGCTCGGGAGCATAATTTAAAGAATATTGACGTAGTCATTCCGCGAAACAAATTGATTACCATTACGGGTATCAGTGGTTCGGGGAAATCGTCTTTGGCTTTCGATACGCTGTATGCCGAAGGACAAAGGCGATACATGGAAAGTTTTTCGGCCTATGCCCGAAGCTTTATCGGCGATATGGAACGGCCCGACGTGGATAAGATCAATGGGCTTTCTCCGGTGATCAGCATCGAGCAGAAAACCACATCGAAAAACCCGCGTTCGACTGTCGGTACCACCACCGAGATTTACGATTTTCTTCGCCTGCTTTTTGCCCGTGCGGCCATCGCCTACAGTTATGTCACAGGAAAACCGATGGTAAAGCAAAGTCAGGATCAGATTGTGGATCAGATTTTGCAAGATTATGCCGGGCAGAAATTGAATATTCTTTCTCCCTTGGTAAAGGGACGCAAGGGCCATTACCGTGAGCTTTTTGTACAGATCCGAAAAATGGGCTATACCAAAGTAAGGGTAGATGGGGAAGTGCAGGATATTGTGCCCAAAATGCAACTGGATCGCTATAAAATTCACGATATAGAAGTGGTGATTGACCGGGTGGTGCCAAAGGCGGAAGACCGTTTCCGCATCAGCCAATCGGTGGGTACCGCATTGAAAAACGGAAAGGGCTCGCTGTTGCTCTTGGGCGAGAATGGCGAAGTGCAATACCTCTCGCAGAATTTGATGGATCCCGAGTCGGGAATCAGTTACGATGAGCCTTCTCCGAATTCGTTTTCTTTCAATTCTCCCTACGGTTCTTGTCCAACTTGTAACGGCTTGGGGCAAGTAGAAGAGATTACAGAAGAGTCGATTATTCCAGACAAAAAGCTGAGTATCAGTCGTGGAGGAGTGGTGGCTTTGGGCGAGTACCGCGATTTGTGGATATTCAAGCAAATTCAGGCGATTTTGAAAAGATATAAGGCCAATATCAGTACACCGATTGAGAAGATTCCTGAAGAAGCCTTGCACGTGATTTTGTACGGAAGCGATGAGCCCGTAGCGGTGCCTTCGAAAAAATATCCTGGCGAAGACTGGAATACCAAATTCGAAGGGATTATCAATTTTTTGAAAAGGCAACAGGAGTCGGACAATGACAAGATTCAAGATTGGTTGAAAGACTTTATGTTGATCAAAACGTGCCCAGATTGCGAAGGGGCTCGCTTACGCATTGAGTCGAGGCATTTCAAGATTGACGGGAAAAACATCTCTGAACTGGCCGATATGGACATTTCGGATTTGGCCAGGTGGTTTGATGGCTTGGAAGAGCGATTGACCGAGAAGCAGAACCTGATCGCGAAGGAAATATTGAAAGAATTGAGAAAACGTATTGGGTTTCTCGATGGCATCGGTTTGGATTATCTGACGCTCAACAGGCCCTTGAAATCTTTGTCGGGTGGCGAAGCACAGCGTATTCGCTTGGCCACGCAAATTGGTACTCAGTTGGTTGGTGTGCTCTACATCATGGATGAACCCAGTATTGGCTTGCATCAACGCGACAATGTGAAACTGATAAAAGCTTTGCAAGATCTACGCGACTTGGGCAATACCGTTTTGATTGTGGAGCACGATAAAGACATGATGTTGGCTTCGGATTACATCATCGATATCGGTCCCGGGGCCGGAAGGCACGGTGGGCGAGTAGTGGGGCAGGGTACTCCCGATGAGTTTTTGAAAAACGGAGGGATTACTTCCAATTACCTCAGTGGCCGAGCATTGATTGAAGTGCCCAAAGAGCGTCGCAAAGGAAATGGAGCGTCTTTGGTTTTGAGCGGAGCCAAGGGGCACAACCTGAAAAATGTGAAATTGGAAATCCCCTTGGGTACGATGGTTTGCGTAACTGGCGTGAGCGGCAGCGGCAAATCGTCTTTGATTCATGAAACCCTTTTCCCTATTCTGAACCAACATTTTTACAGGTCAAAACGTGAGCCTTTGGAATACAAGAAGATCGCGGGTTTGGAAAATATCGACAAGGTAATCGAAGTGGACCAGTCGCCAATTGGGCGTACGCCACGGAGTAATCCAGCGACTTATACGGGGATGTTTACTGAAATTCGGGCCTTGTTTGCGGGTTTGCCCGAGGCCAAGATTCGAGGATACAAACCGGGTCGTTTTTCATTCAATGTGAAAGGCGGTCGTTGCGAAACCTGCCAAGGGGGAGGGATGAAAAAAGTGGAAATGGATTTTCTTCCCGATGTACACGTCGAATGTGAAACGTGTAAAGGAAAGCGTTTCAACCGCGAAACTTTGGAAGTGCGTTTCAAAGGAAAATCGATTGCAGATGTACTCGACATGACCGTGGAAGAAGCGTTGACCTTTTTTGAAAACCAGCCCAAAATACACCGAAAAGTGAAGGTTTTGCACGATGTAGGCTTGGGTTACATTACCTTGGGACAACACGCGACAACCCTCTCTGGCGGAGAGGCTCAAAGGGTGAAGTTGTCGGAAGAACTGTCGAAAAGAGATACCGGGAAAACCATGTATATTCTCGACGAGCCCACCACAGGCTTGCATTTTCAGGATATTCAGAAATTGCTCGATGTGTTGCAGAAACTGTGCGACAAGGGCAATACAATTTTGATCATTGAACACAATTTGGATGTGATTAAAGTGGCAGATCATATTGTCGATTTGGGGCCCGACGGGGGTACCAAAGGCGGTGAAATTGTAGCGACAGGCACCCCAGAGCAGGTAATGAAAGCCCGAAATAGCTTTACAGGCTATTATTTAAAAAACGAAATCTTTTAG
- a CDS encoding DUF3127 domain-containing protein gives MEISGNIIQVLPLQTGEGRNGAWKKQDFVIETEGQYPKKVCVSMWGDKIDASLIQVGQSVTASIDIESREYNGRWYTDVRAWKIDGQGGMNNAPDAGMGNAEIPASLEGEDDLPF, from the coding sequence ATGGAGATAAGCGGAAATATCATTCAGGTTTTGCCACTACAAACAGGAGAAGGACGAAACGGAGCTTGGAAGAAACAGGATTTTGTGATCGAAACAGAAGGACAATACCCCAAAAAAGTCTGTGTATCGATGTGGGGCGACAAAATCGACGCAAGCCTGATTCAGGTGGGCCAAAGCGTTACAGCCTCTATTGATATCGAAAGCAGAGAGTACAACGGACGCTGGTATACCGATGTAAGAGCTTGGAAAATCGATGGCCAAGGCGGGATGAACAATGCCCCGGATGCAGGAATGGGTAATGCGGAAATTCCCGCCAGCTTGGAAGGCGAAGATGACCTCCCTTTCTAA
- the rpmG gene encoding 50S ribosomal protein L33 codes for MAKKGNRVQVILECTEHKESGVPGISRYITTKNRKNTTSRLELKKYNPILRKYTVHKEIK; via the coding sequence ATGGCTAAAAAAGGAAATAGAGTTCAGGTAATTTTGGAGTGTACCGAGCACAAGGAGTCTGGCGTGCCTGGCATTTCTCGCTACATCACTACAAAAAACCGTAAGAATACGACTTCAAGATTGGAATTGAAGAAATACAATCCAATTCTTAGAAAATATACTGTTCACAAGGAGATTAAATAA
- a CDS encoding DUF4295 domain-containing protein, producing MAKKVVATLQDKSKLKNFSKVVKAVKSPKTGAYSFKEEMVPVDLVKDVLKA from the coding sequence ATGGCAAAGAAAGTAGTTGCAACCTTACAAGATAAGTCAAAACTAAAGAACTTTTCTAAAGTGGTTAAAGCTGTAAAATCTCCAAAAACTGGAGCGTATAGCTTTAAAGAAGAAATGGTACCAGTTGATCTGGTAAAAGATGTATTGAAAGCTTAA
- a CDS encoding acyl-CoA thioesterase: protein MKESAHVFRIRVEPQHLDEMNHVNNAVFVSFLQEAALSHWYAVATAEEVESVRWVAKRHEIDYLKSAYLNDELCIFTWIATYNAVSTRRMYEIYHKEQKIVQAETVWVALDPETLRPKRLALETLDKFQPRPQA from the coding sequence ATGAAAGAGAGTGCTCATGTTTTCAGAATCAGAGTAGAGCCGCAGCATCTCGATGAAATGAACCACGTGAACAATGCCGTTTTCGTCTCGTTTCTTCAAGAGGCCGCCCTCTCGCATTGGTACGCCGTGGCTACGGCCGAAGAAGTAGAAAGCGTACGCTGGGTGGCCAAAAGGCACGAGATCGATTACCTGAAATCCGCATACCTGAACGACGAGCTCTGCATTTTCACTTGGATAGCGACCTACAATGCGGTGAGCACACGCCGGATGTACGAAATTTACCATAAGGAACAGAAAATTGTACAGGCCGAAACCGTGTGGGTAGCCCTGGATCCTGAAACCTTGCGGCCCAAACGATTGGCTCTTGAAACTTTAGATAAATTTCAACCACGGCCCCAAGCTTAG
- the ftsY gene encoding signal recognition particle-docking protein FtsY translates to MGLFGFFNKEKKETLDKGLEKTKTGIFEKISRAVVGKSTVDDEVLDELEEILISSDVGVDTTVKIIRRIEKRVADEKYTSVAELDNILREETAALLEENNSQDVQNSFETDELPKPYVLMVVGVNGVGKTTTIGKLAYNFQKNGKKVVLGAADTFRAAAVDQLKLWGERVGVDVIDHGMHTDPSSVAYDAVKVGLEKNADVIIIDTAGRLHTKVNLMNELGKIKRVMQKVLPEAPHEVMLVLDGSTGQNATIQAREFTRVTEVNSLAITKLDGTAKGGVVIGISDEFKIPVKYIGIGEKMEDLQVFNKMEFVDSLFKKQ, encoded by the coding sequence ATGGGCTTATTTGGCTTTTTCAATAAGGAAAAAAAGGAAACCTTAGACAAAGGTCTAGAGAAGACCAAAACGGGCATATTTGAAAAAATAAGCCGTGCCGTAGTGGGCAAATCGACGGTGGACGACGAAGTGCTCGACGAACTCGAAGAGATTCTCATTTCGTCGGATGTCGGCGTGGATACCACAGTAAAGATCATTCGCCGTATCGAAAAGCGTGTAGCCGACGAAAAATACACTTCGGTAGCTGAACTTGACAATATCCTACGCGAAGAAACTGCCGCCTTGCTCGAAGAAAACAACTCGCAAGATGTACAAAACAGCTTCGAGACAGACGAACTTCCCAAACCTTATGTATTGATGGTGGTGGGAGTGAATGGCGTAGGCAAAACCACCACGATTGGAAAATTGGCCTACAATTTTCAAAAAAATGGTAAAAAGGTTGTGCTCGGAGCCGCCGATACTTTTCGGGCTGCGGCCGTAGATCAACTCAAACTTTGGGGCGAGCGTGTGGGTGTCGATGTCATCGACCATGGCATGCATACCGACCCTTCTTCTGTTGCCTATGATGCCGTAAAAGTGGGCCTTGAAAAAAATGCAGACGTGATCATTATCGATACCGCCGGACGCTTGCACACGAAAGTCAATTTGATGAACGAATTGGGCAAAATAAAGCGTGTAATGCAAAAAGTTTTGCCGGAAGCTCCGCACGAGGTCATGCTTGTGCTCGACGGCAGTACAGGTCAAAATGCCACTATTCAAGCTCGCGAGTTCACCCGTGTAACCGAGGTCAATTCACTGGCGATCACCAAATTGGATGGTACTGCAAAAGGAGGCGTGGTTATCGGCATTTCCGATGAGTTTAAAATTCCTGTAAAGTACATCGGTATCGGCGAAAAAATGGAAGACCTGCAAGTCTTCAACAAAATGGAATTCGTGGATTCTCTCTTCAAAAAGCAATAA